DNA from Biomphalaria glabrata chromosome 14, xgBioGlab47.1, whole genome shotgun sequence:
CATAAGGGGGGAGGCTAAATCCTGCCATCTTGAAAttaatggcagtaattagcggttctttcccttaaataacctttgttttttaaggagtattcttcttttcttttgttagttttttgcCCCTTCCATCCAACTTCCACACATGAAGAGACTGTAAGTTTATAGAATTGtaaagaagaacaaaaaataccGACTCGATCCCTGGACTATAAAAAGTGGTAGCCATCGGCGGCAATACGAACTCAATATGGCATGATTCTGTCAATAAAATATTGCTTGTAAAGTATGCAAAGTTTGCATAGAGCATGGCTGTACCAAAGGTTATAGAGAAGAAATGGACTGCCCATATCTGAGAATTATAGTTTATATTCCCCCCAGTATATACGGAAACATGTGGTGTTACACAAAATAGAAAAGTCTTAAAATGAAAGTTGCGTCATCAATTCAAGAGCTgctttaaattttgaaatggCGGAAATAGATGTTCAGAATTCATAAATGAAGTTATACGGGCCATGCAAAATATCAAGATATTTTTAATCATATTTATGAACACCGAAAAACAGGTATTCAAATAATTGTatgataaataaatttaatcaagaaaataaaataacgttTAAAAATCTTGCTTCTCAACTTGCttcctaaaaacaaaaaattgtatttttttcgaCTCGAATTCACCTTCCAAAATAAAAGCCaagattttaagtttaaaaactttGTTTCAATGAATTAGAGTCATAAGATCTCATAATTATGATGTCTAAACTGGTGATTAGTGACAGTATGTCATTGAACCAGTCTGGGACAGTAAAAGGTCAAGCCGGGGCTAACAGACAGGTAACAGACAATCAGAAACCTTTTCACAGTAAACGGTCGTCTGACAAAACCTCTGAAAGAGCAGACCTCTTAGCGTCGCGTGTCACAGAGGAATTGAAGTCTGCTTCCTCCTGTGTCATAACGTCAGGAGTGTCCGATGCAATGCTCGGTGGCATCAAACTGAATCAAGCTGTGttaaagaatggacgagccGTTTTAAATCCACACTTGAAAACCGTTCAAGCCGATGAGTCCAATGTCGAAGCGCCAAATGCTGTGAACCTCTCGACGCAGGAGTTACGGCGCGGCGCCAAAAAGAGGACTAAAGCCTGTAACGCTACGGCCAAGGCGAAGACATCGATTAGAGGGACCCCGAGGGTTCTCCGAAACAAAAGACGTAGCACCAAACCCCAACAGCAGGGAGTCAAGCCAGGCCAAAGCTGCACTAAAGAGGGTGAAAACAGAACCAAACATGACGAGACCATAAAGTCAAACATTATTGCGGGGGCTGCTCTCTGTTCTTCGGTTCATCGAATCGTACCAAGAAAAAACACACGGAGTACAGCTACAATTATCACTAAAAGAGATTTCCCgcggaaattaaaaaaacaaaaaacccaaACGGATAGAATTTTCAGAGCAACATTAAAGCCCAGTAGTGAATATTTTAAACACAGAAATACTCAAAACTCAAAGTCATTTACGACAATGAGCGCCTTGAGAAATCGCCCATCCTGGAATTCATCTACTGCCACTTCCCCATTTCACGTGAATCAGCACACTTCAGCTGTTGTACTTGCTGCCAATAAAACTAATAATTTCACATGCCAGCGCTCAAAATCTGATCACAATAAAAGAAAGACAAATGGAGCAGTAGAAACCCACAACCCAGCTTCTTATTCACCGGTGTCTTTTCTACACAGCAGCTCTAGTAAGTTAGACAGACCTGAAAGCAAGACGCGAATAAGAGGAGGCAATCTTACAGGCGTGATTCGTACTCGTATCATTCGAAAAATTAAAGCCTCCGGTTCCATGAACTCTTCTGCTCATAAAGCGACCAAAAGTGGATCTAGGAAGTTAACGCTCAATCCTTGCGACGATGGAAACCTGAAACTAAATCCAATGTTGGCAGTGGAATCAAAAGACCGGAGCAATGGTGATTCTCTCGATACTAGAAATTTCAGCTCTGAAATGGTCAACTCAAAATTTACAAACTCTACAAACGCAGCATTGTCTTTAGCCTCCTGCCCAGAGCTCCGTGGATCTTCGTCGATCGCGGGGGCAGCAACGTCAGTGTCCGATTGCAAAACATATGGCCGCAAATTGTCGAGCAAGTATAATCTTGGACAGGAGAGTTCCAGAAACAGCCGCGTTCATGTGACGCGCATCAGACGAAGATCGGTGCAGCATCTTCCGAGAGATTCCAACAACAATGCCGACGCCGAGGAGGCAAGCATGGATGCGACGGAAGCTAAGATGACGGAATCCAAAGGAAACGAAAAAAGCAACGACGATGACAAGTCTTCGTCGAGCGAAAGCTCATCAACGCCACGGCATTCCTCTGGAACAGTCTCGTCCACATCCTTTGAGGGGGAAACATCCGCTAGCACTTTACCAGACTCAATGGCcaagaaaaaaatgtccatccaagaagagaaaaaaaaaggtaagaaaGTTCTGAAAAAGAAAGTTGCCAA
Protein-coding regions in this window:
- the LOC106067660 gene encoding uncharacterized protein LOC106067660 isoform X1 codes for the protein MMSKLVISDSMSLNQSGTVKGQAGANRQVTDNQKPFHSKRSSDKTSERADLLASRVTEELKSASSCVITSGVSDAMLGGIKLNQAVLKNGRAVLNPHLKTVQADESNVEAPNAVNLSTQELRRGAKKRTKACNATAKAKTSIRGTPRVLRNKRRSTKPQQQGVKPGQSCTKEGENRTKHDETIKSNIIAGAALCSSVHRIVPRKNTRSTATIITKRDFPRKLKKQKTQTDRIFRATLKPSSEYFKHRNTQNSKSFTTMSALRNRPSWNSSTATSPFHVNQHTSAVVLAANKTNNFTCQRSKSDHNKRKTNGAVETHNPASYSPVSFLHSSSSKLDRPESKTRIRGGNLTGVIRTRIIRKIKASGSMNSSAHKATKSGSRKLTLNPCDDGNLKLNPMLAVESKDRSNGDSLDTRNFSSEMVNSKFTNSTNAALSLASCPELRGSSSIAGAATSVSDCKTYGRKLSSKYNLGQESSRNSRVHVTRIRRRSVQHLPRDSNNNADAEEASMDATEAKMTESKGNEKSNDDDKSSSSESSSTPRHSSGTVSSTSFEGETSASTLPDSMAKKKMSIQEEKKKGKKVLKKKVAKKKMSLLKEYKDVQKSTAPPCPLFAGWDFESKLDTHQMKTLPLECDLVGQLSKRAKAKVWEAIGKPINITNWVQKADAPTSTHIDLIDDLKAYLAKNSIEEFVQQLTHSVLLAPNESAIGTLIEQGQLFKQRLKYDTDTDAFLKYVFEKLGDNPIAFPSATKSEQIFYESNYEPSMERPIVKQPIDIVIGIPGVIHDSRLSSARSDVEKINLPQPEPSHESSM
- the LOC106067660 gene encoding uncharacterized protein LOC106067660 isoform X2, coding for MMSKLVISDSMSLNQSGTVKGQAGANRQVTDNQKPFHSKRSSDKTSERADLLASRVTEELKSASSCVITSGVSDAMLGGIKLNQAVLKNGRAVLNPHLKTVQADESNVEAPNAVNLSTQELRRGAKKRTKACNATAKAKTSIRGTPRVLRNKRRSTKPQQQGVKPGQSCTKEGENRTKHDETIKSNIIAGAALCSSVHRIVPRKNTRSTATIITKRDFPRKLKKQKTQTDRIFRATLKPSSEYFKHRNTQNSKSFTTMSALRNRPSWNSSTATSPFHVNQHTSAVVLAANKTNNFTCQRSKSDHNKRKTNGAVETHNPASYSPVSFLHSSSSKLDRPESKTRIRGGNLTGVIRTRIIRKIKASGSMNSSAHKATKSGSRKLTLNPCDDGNLKLNPMLAVESKDRSNGDSLDTRNFSSEMVNSKFTNSTNAALSLASCPELRGSSSIAGAATSVSDCKTYGRKLSSKYNLGQESSRNSRVHVTRIRRRSVQHLPRDSNNNADAEEASMDATEAKMTESKGNEKSNDDDKSSSSESSSTPRHSSGTVSSTSFEGETSASTLPDSMAKKKMSIQEEKKKGKKVLKKKVAKKKMSLLKEYKDVQKSTAPPCPLFAGWDFESKLDTHQMKTLPLECDLVGQLSKRAKAKVWEAIGKPINITNWVQKADAPTSTHIDLIDDLKAYLAKNSIEEFVQLTHSVLLAPNESAIGTLIEQGQLFKQRLKYDTDTDAFLKYVFEKLGDNPIAFPSATKSEQIFYESNYEPSMERPIVKQPIDIVIGIPGVIHDSRLSSARSDVEKINLPQPEPSHESSM